GCAAGATCAACAGCATTGCATTGATAACAGGGCCCCTATTTGAATACTGTCATCATCACACATTTCTGATACATGCTGATGACCACTAGAGGCATTGTTCAGACAGGCCTACTTTCTGCTGGTCTGGCTTTTCAAAAGCATTGTGACATGTGTTGGAAATGTTGTACATGTGCTTTTCTTATTACTTATTTATGTGTTCTGTTCATGTGCTGTTCTAAAAACCTATTTCTGttttcatgcaagtgactgattgaacAAATCCTCACTTATAGgtatctgcaatttggcagtacggtCAGTCCTTGTTTTGAGAATGAAAGATATCTCATTTTCAAGGTCTCCGCTTAGTGAGAAGAAGCCTTGTGAGGTGTTGGTCTTTCACatattatgaaccagtattggtagTACTGCTACAGTTccttcagcctcatttactgcctttaaaaaaacatagctgataagtctgacttgcttaaacaaatctattttctactgacaattgagatgtacaaactatggcataaggggacgacaagcggataagaggcaatccgtaatttcgattaaaaCATTCATGAGCGAGAGACGACGGACGTAGTCAGTATAAGTATTTgatcagcacttttgaaatgtacagcgacagaattcagaaaatgggccgttcttacatattaacagacaatgaaagctcttacaatttTCGATGATTAcgtttctctaaaacaggttataggaaaatagaccaaattattagggtgagacacatgggctaacagcttactacacaacatacactgagaATTACTTTAGTTTCAGTATACATATGTCTCTGGCATCCTATATAATTTCTGAAGCAGCGTAAGACATTTTTTGACTCATGTTGTGATGTGCTTGAACAGGAAAGTGGCGAGGCGGTTCTTCGTGGGCAGATTTAGTCATCAAAGAGAAAGATGCCAGATTTACAATACCAGATTTGAATGACCATTCAAACGTATTTTCCCAATTGTAGCTCATTTttcccaagttcccagttgtcttgaactcacagttagccactgattccttcccaaaccactcattgttgaatatgcaatttccAATTTGTTGTATAATGTTTGTCCAAATGCCGATGAGCACCGAGACGTTTTATctctaatttctcttcattaaaCAACAATGGAAAAGGATTTGATTGTTAACTTGATTCACGGTGacgactgctagcttgctagctaagattttgaaagtatgatgttgagatgagcagtccaatcaaagctactgtagatataacatgatttgatgtcattcaatctgtggccaatgaccttgcgccttcttggatgggcacttctaatataACTCTGTGTCAGAACCCAAGGGGTTAACATTTTCGAACTCTAACCTTAGAATTGGGGATGACCGACtgtcccatgagtgacagaaaacTGAGCCAATCATGACAGAAAACTGAGCTAATCAGGCACAATGCTCTGTCTTGCCCGTTGACaagccccaccaccacagaaagcactgagcttggctgaaacacctgcattttggagctgccttactcaagaaatcaaaaaagagaccatgtttgtatgaggctttattaactcaatttgttttgttttttacattgtttgcgaactgatatgtgacacgtattaatgccaaaataacaagcAGAACAGGCAAGCCCCCCatgccctgaatgacaggtcaccacatcctgtctccattgatcatccttgagatgtttctacaacttgattggagtccacctgtggtaaattaaattgattggacatgatttggaaaaggcacacacctgtcaatctaaggtcccacagttgacagagcatgtcagagtaataaccaagccatgaggtagaaggaatttTAGCTCAGAGATACGATtgtttcgaggcacagatctggtgaagggtaccaaaacatttctgcagcattaaaggtccccaagaacccagtggcctccatcattattaaatgtaAGACatctggaaccaccaagactcttcctagagctggccgcccggccaaactgcgcaatcgggggagaaggaacttggtcagggaggtgaccaagaacttaatggtcactctgacagagctctagacagaaagacaaccatctctgcagcactccaccaatcaggcctttaaggtagagtgaccagacggaagccacttctcagtgaAAGTTAattgacagcccacttggagtttgccaaagtgGGAAGGTtctccaagattgaactctttggtctgaatgtcaagcttcatgtctggaggaaacctggcatcatccctaaagtgaagcattgtggttgcagcatcatgctgtggggatgtttttcattagcagggactgggagactagtcaggatcgaggcaaagatgaacggagcaaagtacagagagatccttgatgaaaacctactccagagcgctcaggaactcagactgggtcgaaggttcaccttccaacaggacaccgATCCTAAGCAcactggcttcgggacaagtctgtgaatgtccttgagtggcccagccagagcccagacttgaacctgatctaacttctttggagagacctgaaaatgccTGTGCAGTGACTGTCCCGAACtaccagacagagcttgagaggatctgcagagaagaatgggagaaactccccaaatacagatgtgccaagcttgtagtgtcatacccaagaagcctcgaggctgtaatcactgccaaaggttcttcaacaaagtattgagtcaaGAGTCTGAATAcctttgtaaatgtgatatttccattttctTTGTTAtgcatttgctaaaatgtctaaaaacctgttttcactttgtcattatggggtattgtgtgtagatagatgagggaaaaaaagaatgtaatcaattttagaataaggctgtaatgtaacaaaatgtgggaaaagtcaaggggtctgaacactttccaaatTCTCTGTATTCAACTCTTTATTCCACGCTATGGTCATGACCGTGTTACATTACCTGCAGTACACTTCATGTCTGACAGGTGGATTAACGTGCATCTGTTTCTGTTAGTATGATATTGCATGGATATATTACTACATTGTTATCAAAACATTCTTCTTGGAATGATCGATCAATACTGGGAGCTAATGGTTATCTTTAAAAAACCTATAGGATAATTCAGTACCCATCCATTCATTGACTACcctgtagtgtttttgtagacACACCAATACCAATCAAGGAGTCCTATTACTAACCACGTaactatttttgtgtgtgtgtgtgtgtgtctgccctaTCAGTAACCACATAGATTCAGCAGCTGCCCAATAAGATAATCCATCCCTCCCCTTATTCCTGTGTGATTGTATTTGGTTGACAGGCAGTATCTCCTAAGGCTGACAAGGCAAAAGTGACATTACACAATAGGTATTTCTTTAGAAACAATGTATTGATTAGTGTGTTTTCTGTGGGTTTCGATTCAGTGGGTTTCATAATTAAAATAGTTACATAAATGTATGGTAAGTTATTCTGTATGAGctaaaacaaaatacaaaacaaaacattCTTCTGTGTGAATATCAATGTTTTAAAGGAAAACCAGAGAGAGAATGTGCAGAAGAGGTAGGAAAATACTGAAAGGCTTGTAAGACACCTTTCAAATGAAATTGGAATGATTATTTAcacaaatacattatttacaagcCCATCAGAACTTTCCTGACACAGCAGAGTATCACACAATAACTCATCAGTATCTAAAGAATGCAGATAATCTTCATATTTGAGCTAGATAAATGTAGGTTAATTTGTTCATTCTCTCAACTTCAGGCTATTATTTGAATCTATCATATTAGGACATGAACAAACACTGAAGCTGTTGTATGCTTCACAGAGCAGGAACATATGTGGCGTTTGTTGTTGGCCACTCAGTTTCAGGTACTAGACTACATGTAACCTTTCTTTCTAAATTCATGTCATTATTGTTCAATGAACATGTTTTGCATTTTTTTCTGGTAATTTCTTTGTCATTGCTGTATAAGCATCAGCGTGCCATGATGCTCTTATCTCCTCCGCGCCCGAACTGTTACAAAGTAACTGAAAATGAAAGAATGTTAAGTGAAACTGATTCGATGTTACAATGTATCTTTTCATCCTTTTGTTTCCCAGTAATCTAATCAACTCactcactgcattgtcggaactagaagcacaagcatttcgctacactcgcattaacatctgctagccatgtgtatgtgacaaataacatttgatttgatttgatttgatgtttaaTCAAATTTGATGAGTTGATGAAAACGGTCAAGTGGTCAGGAATCACATGCTGGGCTATTTACACCGGGCGGGACCTGAGATCTTTACATGATCTTTCAGCGGCTCGGCAGTGTGATATACGGTCCCCTTTCAGCCAATCACAAGCCAGCCCCCACCACTATAGGACATATAGCTGGCTGTATAAAGTGTCGTGACTTCTTCACTGACtacacaacaacagcagcataAATCATCACCCTGCTACTGCAAATTGACAGGAAAAAGTAAGTACTGCTTTCCATTCTGTTCTTTGCACAGTGTTAGGATCTTGGATTATGGACATTTACCAGGGGCATTTGCTCTTTGATTTGATTGATACAGAAAGACAATATTAGTCTACCGTTTCTGATGTTGCTTTTTCTGCCGGCTGTTACCAAACTTTTCCTAGAATATCTCTGTGGATATCAACATTACTTTTTTCGAAGTGAACATTGAGTAGTAGTGTGGACATCACTCTACTACTCgctgggaaagcatgcagttaaTTAGGCTGCAGATTAAATACTTTATGATGAATGAACTTCACAggatggtgaaagtgcaaggtgatgtgTTTGTGAACCCTCGGTTGAATTAAAACAATAGCTGCTGATGACTTCACAAGTGATTTATTGGCGTAAATATTACAATTGGTATGACTTATAAAGGatggttacatttcattttcTGTTAAAGATACACTTTGCAATGActtgattttttaaaacatttgtattttattaggatccccattagcttttgcaaaagcagcagctactcttcctggggtccacacaacatgaaacataatacagaatgatataatacagaacatcattagacaagaacagctcaaggacagaactacatcaatttTCTTTTAAatgcacacgtagcctacatatcaatgtatacacacaaactatctaggtcaaataggggagaggcgttgtgccgggaggtgttgctttatctacttttttgaaaccaggtctgctgtttatttgagcaatatgagatggaagttcCATGCagtaagggctctatataatactgtatgttttcttgaatttgttctggatttggggactgtgaaaagcccactggtggcatgtctgatgggataagtgtgtgtcagagctgtgtgtgtaagttgactatgcaaacaaagtattttcaacacaatgtttcttataaaaataagtgatgcagtcaatcATTCACATGATAGCACATGTGGAGTCAGTGACATGTCAAAGCTAAACTGGCCTTGGTTAAAACACTGGATGGGAGAGCAAATGGATAGTTGttgatcaactctccagtaggaggtgctgcccagactttttgttgttgtatataacgTTGAAGATCTGCTGTTGTTTCAAAGGTACAATTCAACAGTTTATGCTATATAGCTTCTTTACACTGAAAATACAAGGCtgactgagctctctctctctctctctctctctctctctctctctctctctctctctctctctctctctctctctctctctctctctctccacagctgttTGACCATGATGTCCCTGTACTTGGCAGTGTTGGTGCTCTGTATGAGTGCTGTGTATGCGGCCCCTATGTTTGACTCTCAGTTGGAGGGCCACTGGCACTTGTGGAAGAACTGGCACAGCAAGAATTACCATGAGGTGGGTGTTTCAGCACAAGTAGAGGAGCACATAGTTATAGGAACCCCTCAGTAGCTCCCAAtgagtggaggctggtgggatgagcTTTTGGAGGATGGGCTTATTGTAAAGACTGGAATGGAATtattggaatggtatcaaacatttGGAAACCACATTTGCCTCCACATTTGCCTCCATTCCATTACAGCCagtacaatgagcctgtcctcctttGACTCTTCCCACCATCCTCCCACAAGGGGCTCAAATTGATCAATTGGTGCATACATGTAGCTGTAAATTACACCTATATATCATTAATTGCACGGATTGTGCCCATAGTTCTGAGACAGTATATGATTGTGTATATTTTCTCACTGTTTTTCACTCATTGTTACAGAGCGAGGAGGGCTGGAGGAGGATGGTTTGGGAAAAGAACCTGAAGAAGATTGAGATGCACAACCTGGACCACTCTATGGGAAAACACTCCTACCGTCTGGGCATGAACCACTTTGGTGACATGGTAAGAAGAATCACCTTGCTGAGCAGTGCTTGACATGGATGAAATGGGTGCCGCTACTCATTCTGGGGGCCTGTATTGTATATATTTATATCCAGGAACTAAAGCAGTAGAAAGTTTGAGGTGCCGATATCAGTTCCAGTGAGCTTCTGTCCAAGTCTGTTGCTGAGACATTTTACTGTGGAGCAGGAGGTACATTTCAGCAGCCCTTtcccatactgtgtgtgtggtggtgtagcTGGTGTAGCtggtgtagctggtgtagttggATCTTTTTGTTGCCACGCCATAGATTTGCTGAAGCACATGCAGTATGAACTATTTCACAGGCACTTTGACAACACACAGGTATCAGTGTTGACAATGAAGGCAGGAATGTATTCAGACTCGCAGGTTAGGTTTCTTTAACTATCAAGCAGCAATGGAATAGATATCCTGAGAAGGGAATTGAAACTTAGTCTTAAAGACGCACACTAGATTCATGGTTCAGTGCACAACTTTTATAACAGTCCTAAGACATAAAAAAAAACTACATTTTGAGCACGTCCCCCATTCTCATCTTCCCACCccctgtagtggagcaggttgagagcttccagttccttggtgtccacatcaccaacaaactaacatggtccaagcacaccaagaaagttgtgaagagggcatgacaaaacctattcaccctcaggagactgaaaagatttggcatgggtcctcagatcctcaaaaggttctacagctgcaccatcgagagcatcctgactggtttcatcactgtctggtatggcaactgctcggcctccgaccgcaaggcactacagagggataTGCTAACGGCCCTTtacatcactggtgccaagcttcctgccgtccagggcctctatataccaggcggtgtcagaggaaggccctgaaattgtcagactccagccaccctattcatagatggttctctctgctacggcaagtggtaccggagcgccatgtctaggtccaagaggcttctacccccaagtctgCCCAGGCTATTTGCAgtgcctctctcaccctctttacaccactgctactctctgttgtcgtatatacatagtcactttaataactctacctacatgtacatactacctcaaataaccgatgcccccgcacattgactctgtatcggtaccccccctTGTTTGTAGTCTCgctgttatttcactgctgctctttagttACTCTTATGTCTTACTCTCATCTTTATTTTTTGAAGTTGCATTGTTAGTTAGGGGctcttaagtaagcatttcaatgtaaggtctactacacctgttgtatttggtgcatgtggctaataaaatttgatttcccATTCAGTGGGTAAATTACAAACCACATCTGGCCAGGGAAGACATTACATTTCAACGTGTTCTGATTCTTTCCTCCCTAGACCAACGAAGAGTTCAGGCAGCTCATGAACGGCTACAAGCAGACAACTGAGAGGAAGTACAAGGGCTCTCTGTTCATGGAACCCAACTACCTGCAGGCCCCTAAAGCTGTGGACTGGAGAGAGAAGGGCTACGTCACTCCCGTCATGGACCAGGTGAGACCTGAATCAATCATGAGTTATGACTCCTAtccacacacactgctgtgtcacTAAATAAGGTTTTACTTCCAGAGAACTGTCTGGCTCTTGCGTGCTGTTTACCATGATTGTAATTTACAGTATACAGAAGATAAGGCGGCAAATTGCGTATACATAGTTATTACTTACATGCGCATGTCAGTGTGTTCTGACATGAAATACTAACAAGATGTTTAACAATCTTTCCTCCAGGGCTCATGTGGGTCTTGCTGGGCGTTCAGTTCCACCGGGGCCATAGAGGGCCAGCTATTCAAGAAGACTGGCAATCTGGTGTCTCTGAGTAAACAGAACCTGGTGGACTGCTCCAGACCCCAGGGCAACGAGGGCTGTAATGGAGGTCTCATGGACTTGGCGTTCCAGTATGTAATGGACAACGGCGGCCTGGACACAGAGGCGTCCTACCCCTATGTGGGCAAGGTAAGGCCCTGTGTTCTATTAGTCTGAATTCAAATATAATAGTGTATGAAGATGCATTTATTAAACGTAAGGCCCTGTTCTTTTAGCCAGATAATGCAGTTTGCTGTAGAACCAACTCCTATGGTTATTTTGGAATGACTTACAACTTAGAAATATATATTACAGTGGGATTTATGTCTCCAATGATGACTGACTtgcttgaatatatatatattttttactaatCATGGCCGTTGGGCTAATCTGGTTACTCAGGATGATGATCTTTGTCACTACCGACCAGAGTTCAGTGCTGTCAATGAAACTGGCTTTGTGGACATCCCCAGTGGCAAAGAACACGCTCTGATGACGGCTGTGGCGTCTGTCGGCCCCGTCTCTGTCGCCATCGATGCCAGCCACGAATCCTTCCAGTTCTACCAGTCTGGTGAGTAGCAGTTAGCGGTGCAACTTAAATTATGCGTTAGAATATTTGCAAGGATTGGATTCTCTACCTACTATTTCTGGGTGGCAGTGAGTTATTCTGGTCTGTCCTTATTACACTGTAGTTAAGATTTACAAATGGCATCTTTGAAGTAAATTGTTTGTTACCAATATTTCAGTTTTGCCATCTAGTAAATAGCTACACGCTACCTAAGGACCTTTAGCGTTGAGATCCGGTGGTTTTACATACTGAGGTAAACTCTGTATCTTAGCCCACTAATTTAACTATGTCCTCTGCCTGTAGGGATCTATTATGAGGAGGAGTGCAGCAGTGAGGAGCTTGACCATGGAGTTCTGGTGGTGGGATACGGTTTTGAAGGAGAGGATGTAGATGGCAAGAAATTCTGGATTGTCAAGaacaggtacagtacatagtatCTTCCTAggatgttttttatttgttaCATCACCACTACGGGATTGGTTGATTCCCTCATCGGGGAATATGCATCTCCATATTGCATTTATTTGAATACAGTGTTGGTGTTGTCCTGATACTATGGTCTAAGTCATACAAGCGAATCTATAATTTCCTACTAACTAGAACTGTGGGACTAACATGTTTTGTCTCTTCCTCAGCTGGAGTGATAAGTGGGGAGACAAAGGCTACGTCTACATGGCCAAAGACAGGAAGAACCACTGTGGCATTGCCACGGCAGCCAGCTACCCACTGGTCTAGTGTTCTACAACCTGGAGATTCTAGTACACTAGACCTTAGTTTTAGAAACGTTTGAAAGTTCTGGAAAACGGGTCATGATTACAGTGCTGCCTTAACTAAGTCTGTGAAAGGTGTATGAGAACATGCTGCTTGGGTTTTAAAGAAGCACATTTAGGGAATTTATGAAATGCTACCCATTtttgttttatacatttttatgtCTATGCATCTTGAGCCAAGTGAATGTTACAGGTGTAACCTGTGTACATTCCTAATTTTCTTCTTTTACAACTGTTTTGTACATCagcaaaataaacatttttaaaattgATTTGTGAGGCTTCTTTGTGGTACTAATCGACTACATTTTTCTACGATGTAGCACTAATTTTTAAAATGTTGGCACTATCTAGCAGCTATTATGACAGTCAGTGAAGGCTGACTCTCAAACACACATGTCATGTGGAAGCTAGGTGAATTTCAACAGCACTAGGCTGttcaaaataaatctcccctGCATCCCATTTCCCTGTAACATGGTACGCCTACTTGAGATTTTtacttaaatatattttagtGATTTGATGGGACAAGGATTCTCTACACTGTTCAGTGCTTGTTTCCTCAACTTAAATTGAGTGAACAGTGTTgcattttagcaaccaggaaatgacagctgttcttaagtttagtttttgcatcTTAATTTTGGTTTTGAACACTGGCTTCAAactgctgaaaatacaatatttttggttatggaaaatatatttcagaggTTTAGATGAAACAATGGTTCTCCACACTACTTTGTGACAAACTGAAATTATTTGAGCCACTGGGAAATGGCCAAAGCtttttctgcatagtgcatcttttaTTACCCAGAAATTATTAGATTTTTAGATAAccgctgcattgggcctttaaaatACAAACTTTTAACTGTTAGTGAAGTGTACTGTATTTGGTATGTTTAGCTGGTCCTAATTTAAATAATAGCCAGTCTGGAGTGAAGAACAGACCGTGCAGTAATTTAAAACCTTAACATTGTGCGGCCtacagacagtactgtgcagccgtcttcatcgacctggccaaggctttcgactctgtcaatcaccgtattcttatcggcagactcgacagccttggtttctgactgcctcgcctggttcactaactacatctcagagttcagtgtgtcaaatcggagggcctgttgtccgtacCTCATgttctctatgggggtaccacagggttaaattcttgggccaactcttttctctgtatatatcaatgttgctcttgctgcgggtgactctttgatccacctctacacagacgacaccattctgtatacacctggcccttctttggatactgttttaacaaacctccaaacaagcttcaacgccatcgtggcctccagctgctcttaaatgttaataaaactaaatgcatgctcttcaactgatcgctgcatGCACCTCCCCGaccaactagcatcactactctggacggttctgacttagaatatgtggacaactataaatacctaggtgtctggctagactgtaaactctcattccagactCCCAATAAGCATCTACAATCCAAATTTAAATCTAGAATAGGGTTCCTATTGCCaaacaccctcgtaaaactgactat
The sequence above is drawn from the Oncorhynchus gorbuscha isolate QuinsamMale2020 ecotype Even-year linkage group LG11, OgorEven_v1.0, whole genome shotgun sequence genome and encodes:
- the LOC124048615 gene encoding procathepsin L-like codes for the protein MMSLYLAVLVLCMSAVYAAPMFDSQLEGHWHLWKNWHSKNYHESEEGWRRMVWEKNLKKIEMHNLDHSMGKHSYRLGMNHFGDMTNEEFRQLMNGYKQTTERKYKGSLFMEPNYLQAPKAVDWREKGYVTPVMDQGSCGSCWAFSSTGAIEGQLFKKTGNLVSLSKQNLVDCSRPQGNEGCNGGLMDLAFQYVMDNGGLDTEASYPYVGKDDDLCHYRPEFSAVNETGFVDIPSGKEHALMTAVASVGPVSVAIDASHESFQFYQSGIYYEEECSSEELDHGVLVVGYGFEGEDVDGKKFWIVKNSWSDKWGDKGYVYMAKDRKNHCGIATAASYPLV